In Erwinia pyrifoliae DSM 12163, the genomic window GATGGAATATTGTCGAGTTCTACCTGGGCAACATCAGCGAAAAAACGCTGACGGAACGGCTCCAGGCGGACGCAACGGATAACACCTCGCTCGCTGAACATCTCAGTGAAACCAACTTCTATTTAGGTAAGTACTACCTAAGTCTGGGGGAGAAGGACAACGCAGAAGCGTTGTTCAAGCTGACGGTCGCCAACAACGTTCACAACTTTGTTGAGCATCGATATGCATTGTTGGAGCTGGCGCTACTCGGCCAGACACAAGACGATTTATCAGAATCTGACCAGCAATAGCTGACGAACTTTTATTGCCTGAATTTCGAAAAGTCATCATCTTGGCGGATGAGGGTCTTTTTGTTCGTCGAAACCACTAATTTGAGCCGGTTCACACTTTTTGATGAAAATGACTGAAAATTTTCACGACGAGTTATGTAGACTGGCCGCCGCAATCTACGAGGCACGTGTACTACATGACTGATATCCAAACTACTTTCGCTGAACTTGGCCTGAACGCCGACCTCCTTGAATCACTGAACGGCATGGGCTACGTCAAGCCATCCCCAATCCAGGCTGAGTGTATTCCTCAC contains:
- the yrbN gene encoding protein YrbN is translated as MTENFHDELCRLAAAIYEARVLHD